In a single window of the Melioribacteraceae bacterium genome:
- a CDS encoding YbaB/EbfC family nucleoid-associated protein, whose protein sequence is MKFDMGGMMKQIQKMQADMAKVQNELGGKTVTEESGGGMVKATANGKKEIISIVIDEEIMKSGDKEMLEDLVVAAVNKALATAGKMAEDEMQSLTKGMLPPGFNIPGM, encoded by the coding sequence ATGAAGTTTGATATGGGCGGTATGATGAAACAAATACAGAAAATGCAAGCTGATATGGCAAAAGTTCAGAATGAACTTGGCGGTAAAACAGTAACTGAAGAGAGTGGCGGCGGAATGGTAAAAGCCACAGCAAATGGGAAAAAGGAAATTATTTCGATAGTAATTGATGAAGAAATTATGAAAAGCGGAGATAAAGAGATGCTCGAAGATCTTGTTGTTGCCGCTGTAAATAAAGCACTTGCTACCGCCGGTAAAATGGCCGAAGATGAGATGCAAAGTTTAACTAAGGGAATGCTTCCCCCCGGTTTCAATATTCCTGGAATGTAA
- a CDS encoding class I SAM-dependent methyltransferase, giving the protein MKDWFINWFNSEQYLDVYSHRDESDAKKIVDLIIASTNLKKGSSVLDAACGAGRHSIHFASLGYNVSAFDLSENLLKYASKSAEEKQLIINFFRSDIRTVELKKKYDLIVNLFTSFGYFDDDEDNFKFVKNAFNNLVPSGYYVLDYFNIAQLKKSLIPYSEKQIGTKKILEERKLVGNFVVKNITIEDDEAISNFNEKVKLYEVQFLREKLVEIGFRIYAEFGDYDGNRFSDVESSRIIIIAQK; this is encoded by the coding sequence ATGAAAGACTGGTTTATAAATTGGTTTAATTCTGAACAATACTTAGATGTATATTCCCACCGTGACGAAAGTGACGCAAAAAAAATAGTTGATTTAATAATTGCCTCAACAAATCTCAAAAAAGGTTCTTCGGTTCTTGATGCGGCTTGCGGAGCAGGAAGGCATTCTATTCATTTTGCCTCTTTGGGCTATAATGTCTCAGCATTTGATCTCAGCGAAAATTTGCTCAAATATGCCAGCAAGAGCGCCGAGGAAAAACAACTTATAATTAATTTTTTCCGGTCAGATATTAGAACAGTTGAACTGAAAAAAAAATATGATCTCATTGTGAATCTTTTTACCAGCTTCGGTTACTTTGATGACGATGAGGATAATTTTAAGTTTGTTAAAAATGCCTTTAATAATCTGGTCCCTTCCGGTTATTATGTACTCGATTATTTTAATATAGCTCAACTAAAAAAGAGTTTAATACCATATTCTGAAAAACAAATTGGAACAAAGAAAATATTAGAAGAAAGAAAATTAGTCGGTAATTTTGTGGTCAAAAATATTACCATAGAAGATGATGAAGCTATTTCGAATTTTAACGAGAAAGTAAAATTATATGAAGTACAATTTTTAAGAGAGAAGCTAGTGGAGATCGGATTTAGAATTTATGCTGAGTTTGGTGATTATGATGGAAATCGATTTTCTGATGTGGAATCTTCACGAATAATAATTATTGCACAAAAATGA
- the recR gene encoding recombination mediator RecR, translating to MLIAEPLQKAIEELSKLPAIGNKSAQRIALYLLKKDKVSVENFVNAILDLKDKIKFCSNCFNISVEDTCNICSSPKRDNSIICVVEEASDIIAIEKTNEYSGLYHVLGGVLNPLSGISPESLKIKELINRVKGAGIKEIILALNPNSEGDATSLYLTKILKEYHIKISRIARGLPIGGNLDFSDSATIGRAFIGRISLE from the coding sequence GTGCTCATCGCAGAACCGCTCCAAAAAGCAATTGAAGAATTGAGTAAACTTCCAGCCATCGGAAATAAAAGTGCTCAACGAATAGCTCTTTATTTGCTTAAAAAAGATAAAGTTAGCGTTGAAAATTTTGTAAACGCTATTCTTGACCTAAAAGATAAAATTAAGTTTTGCTCGAATTGTTTTAATATTTCGGTGGAAGATACCTGTAATATATGCTCAAGTCCTAAAAGAGATAATTCAATTATATGTGTTGTTGAAGAAGCCAGCGATATTATTGCCATCGAAAAAACTAATGAATACAGCGGACTCTATCATGTGCTTGGAGGAGTATTAAATCCACTTTCCGGAATTTCACCTGAATCATTAAAGATAAAAGAGTTAATTAATAGGGTGAAGGGGGCAGGGATTAAGGAAATTATTCTAGCGTTGAACCCAAATTCAGAGGGGGATGCAACTTCTCTTTATCTCACCAAAATATTAAAAGAATATCATATTAAAATTTCCAGAATCGCACGCGGGTTGCCAATTGGCGGAAATCTTGATTTTTCTGACTCTGCTACAATAGGAAGAGCATTCATAGGAAGAATATCACTAGAATGA